The genomic interval CACTTGTCCAGTACCAGGTAGGTGTCGTGGGCATGCTTACTGCCCACATGCTTCAGCAGGAGCCCCTCATCGTCTGCCCCTGGCTCCACTGCCTGTGTCACCCCCCAGGACCGCTCAGAGAGGATTTCCAAGGGGGCAGGTGGATCCTCTGTAAAGGGGGTGCAGGGACTCCACCACACGCAGCCATCATTCTGATACAGCCACAGCTGAAGAAACAGCACCAGCCTTCTCAGAGGCCTGGGGTTTGGCCACAAGAAGCAGGGCAGCCCCAGGCCCTGAGGAGACAACCAGGCCACATACCTGGAAGTTACCCTTGTGGGTGGTGAAGAGGCCCTCAAACTCACTTTCGGGGCTTGGGATACCAGGCCAGAACTTCTGCTTCAGAGCCCTGTTGAAGCCAATAGATACAGGCACATAGACATGAGTCACTGAACACGTACCCATACGTGTACCCCCTTAGCACCCAATCACAGCAGCCCAGGAACTCCTGGTCCCTGAGATCACAACAGAGGAAGAAGGGTGCATCAGGCTGGGAAGTAGGTGCTTGGGCTGAAACATCAGCAAGGCCCCATAGAAGGGTAATTGGAACAGGGTTTTGAAGGGTGCATAGAAATTCAATATATTCTGACCCATACTCCCTCTAAGCCTGGCCTATGCTTTGTCTGTAGGTCTGTGATGAGTTCCCTCATCACCCCTTTCTATGATTCCCCAAGGCattcagaataaaatccaaactctgcTGCACAACCTTGCAGAATGCCCTGTCATCTCCATCACTTTATAATCTGCCACTCTCTACGACACACTGCTCTAGCCATATGACTATTCTTGCTTGAATGTTCCAAACTcattcccacctcagggcctttgcacttgctatttCTTCTCACTTTTCATATGACTGCTTCCTTCCAACCTCAGGTTTCTGTTCTGATGTCACTTCCTTCCAGGGAACTTCCCTGACCATCCAGTTCTGTTCCCACCCCCTGTTTGCTTTTGTGATGTCACTCATCACAATAtgtaatcaaatatttattggttCCTTGCTTGTTGACTTGACTATGAGATCCACAAGGTCAGGGACTTATGGTCAAGGTCTGGCTTGTTCTCCACTTCCTTTCCAGTGCCTAGCACGTACCTGGCACTCAATGTATTTTCCAGGCAAGTAAATGAATAGGGTCACTAGAAACAACTAGAAGATTGCTTAGTGGACAAGGGAGGAAGGGCATTCCAGGAAGAAGGAACAATAGGTGCAGAGGCTTTGGGGTGGGAAACAAATAGTATGTACTTGGAAATACAGCTACTGTCAAATGGCTGATCAGATCATAAAGTGTCTGAGGAACTTAACAAAGGGGTAGGGCGGTATTCAGGGGCTTCAATCTTTCCATTAAATCCATCTGGTTGATTTTACAAAGTTGATGACATTGGGTAAAGGAACTACCCAAGAAACCCAAAAAGTGGCAGCTGCTAATGTAGAAGGAAAACCAAGTGAATGACCCCAAGGGCTGAAAATTTTAAGAGGAGTCTGGGTCTGTTCTGGCATGCATCCCTGCCCAGCCACTGACTCTTCACTGTGTGAACTTGAGCAAGTGCTGGCCCCTCTCTGAGCCTAGGTTTCCATGGTAAAAGAAGGTCGTCCGTGGGGAGGAGTCTGAGACAGGTGCCCGAATAGGGGGCTCACCGGTGGTGTGAGCGCAGGGCGAGCACGGCCAGCAGCAGCAGGATGAGTACGAGGATGAGCGAGAGAGTCAGGATGAGGGGGTCCAGGTCTGGGAGACGGGGAGGAGATCAGGGCGGTAGGTTTGCCCAGTCTTTCTCCCCAGCCCCTCCGGCACCCTGCCTGGGACCTCACCACTAGCTGTCAGCAGCGACGCAGGCTCTGACCAGGCGCTCCAGAAGCCCCCGAATGTCGGTTCGGCCATGCGCGCACGGACAGCGAAGGTATAGCGTGTCTGGCCCCGCAGGTTGCTCAACACGCACTCAGTGCGGCCTTCCAGAATCTCGACCTAGGAGCAGGACCCAGTTGAGGGCGGGGACGGAGGCGGGGCGGGGGAAGTAGAGACTAGCACTTGAGGGCGGGCTCTGTCAGGACCAAGCCAATCAGGGAGAGGAAGGACAAGGGGAAGGCCAAGCGTTGCATTGAGACCAACGAGAAAAGGGGCTTGGTTCGTGAAGGCTCAGGGCCCACCAGGGCAAGAATCCCAGGTAGCAGGTGGCCGGACCTGGACTATTTAAACGCCGGGCCAGGGCACACAGGAGCCGGATCTTGGAGAGTGAGAGGGGTTGGGGCTCCGGCGGATTGAGGAGGCGTTGGGAAAGAGGCTATGTGGATGGGCGTGGAGCTGCTTTGGGCGTCAGAACAATGAGACAATGCGATATGGGCCGTCAGGGGCGGGATCTCGAGGGGCGAGGCCATGGGGACTAACTTGGGCCTCACCCTCTGAGCACCCCCAGCGCCTTTGCCAGCGGAGACGTCCACCTCGTAGCGGATGTGGGTTGTCATAGGTGCCCCAGGCGGCGGGAGCCAGCGCAGCACCACGTGGCCGCCCTCGGCGGCCAGCCGCGCTAGCAGTCCCACGGGGGCGTCCAGGAGCACTGCCGAGGTGAAGGGAGGTTGGTCTGGTGGGCGAAGACTTAGACTCCCTACCATGACCACTCTCCAATTCCCCACGCGCTTACCCACTTCATTGACATGGATGGTACGGCGATAGCGCGGAGTGACCGAGGAGGCTGCTGTGACGAGCAACTCCAGGGGCACGAAGCTCGACGTGTCTGCCGTAGGCAGCGAGCACCAGAAGCGCACCATGCCACCACCCGTGGGCGCCTGGTGCAGGCGACACGGCTTCCATGGCTCACCTCTGTGTGCCCAGGGACCCGGGAAGGAAGGGAGCAAGTTGGGAGAGGAAACCCGGGAGAGTTCGCTTTGCCTGGATCCTGGGGGCTTAGATACTACCACGAGGGGGCACCCCAGTCCCGACGTAGTGATGCCTCAGCTTCGATTTGGAAGGGTTGTTGTCCCAGCCCTGAAGTTTGGGTTCACGTTCCAGTGGTGATCAAGGGAGTGTAGCAGCCCCGGCCAATAGTGGGCGTGTCAGTCCTGGCCCGGTGGGCTTCCCACCAGTGACCACGACTGGACGCGCTGTCTGGCCTTAAGCACCAGGCGACATCCAGGGCTACGACCCTCGGGAAATTGTACCCCGCCCGCCCCCTCCACACGTGGGGGTGCCTGTCCCGTCAGACTTACTCGACCTGGTAGGAGAAACTGTAGTTGTTGGGGCCCACCCCAGCGCTTGCAACTTCCTCCCAGAAGCACACCAAGTCCTCCAACCGCTCGGTGAAGCACAGAAGCTCTTCGGGCCTGCGGGTAGCCAGCAAGGCCGCTGGGGAGGAGGACAAAGGGACAGGGTCGGGGACCGGGCCCTTCCTCTGGCCACAGCCCCTTCCCCCGCCTCCGGCCGTCTGTGCGGACTCGATAAGAAAAAGCCCAGCTCCGCCCTCGCCCCACCCCCTAGATGGGCCCCTCAAGGGGTCACAGAGGTGATGTCCCCCAACTCCCAAGGGCAGATCGCTCGCCTTattgtcaccaccaccaccctcacgcacacacacactcccacccCGCGGCGGGCTGAGCTGGGCGCAGCCCTCAGGACCTTGGAGTCGGGGTGCTAGCCCCGCCCCAGCCCTGGACAGGCACTCCCAGGGGTGTGCGCAGAGGAGGCGTGCCCCCTATCCGCCCCAGCAGGCTCCCAGCCACCCGATAGCGCCAACCGTGTTCTGCTCCCTTCCTCCACAGAGCGAAGCAAGGCATCTGGGGACGCATACAAACCGTGTTTATAAGTCACTTTATGCCCGACCCCTCTAACTGGGACCCTGGCTTTATCCTCTCATTGGAGGGTCTGCTAGATCCCATCTCCTCAGGGACATGAGCCCCATGCGTGCTCTGTTAGGATTTAGTAGGTCCCAGACCCTCTGAAAGGATTAAAAGAGGAACTTTAAGCCCCTCTCTAGCTTCTCCAGGAGGAGATTTAGACCCCAGCATACCCGACGAGGACCCATTTCTTGGGGTTCAGATGCCGGCTCTGCCCCCCACGATCCAGTTAGATGCCGGCTATGACCCCAGCATACCCGACGAGGACCCATTTCTTGAGGTTCAGATGCCGGCTCTGCCCCCTCCGGGTACGGTCCCCAGGATCCAGGCTGGGAGTTCAGGCCCCAAGAATTGTCCTTCAGGCTTTAGTGTGGGTGTCCACACAGAGCTGCATCCTTACCTTTGCTCCCAAACTTAGGGtctgggagggtgggtggaggtgCCCAGGCGGCCCCCGCCAGCAGGAGCCAGAGGGAGCCCATCCGGGGCCAGAGGAGCTTCCAACGGTGGTCCATGACGCAGCCCCTGCTGCTAGGGGTCCAGGGCTCCAGCCCCTCCGTCCCCGCCCTTGGCACGGTCCACAGCTgggtcagcagctgcctcggccGGACACAGCTGACCTGACCCTTCCCGACCTGGAGCCTCCTAGTGGCAGCTCCCTCCAGTGGGCGGGGCCGGTACCCCGCTTGGGCAGAGATAAGCGCTTGGCGGGAGGGGGCAGGGGATCTTATGGGCCTAGAGGACACTTGGCGCGGGAGCAGGGGAGCGAGAACATCCCCAGTTCTGCCGTCAGACACACTCTTTtgttatgtgaccttggacaggtgACTTACCTTATCTGagcttcaaccttctcatctgtaaaaatctAGCCTGGCACATAACAAATATTCCAAAAACATGTAAACTACTGATATTATCATGCTGATCAGCATCACTTCCCACTttggaaataagtaaataattcttGTAACGACTAGCATGTGAGTGTTTGCACAGTGCAAGGGCTGGGCTGCCGTACAGAATGTACAATAGAGTCCTGTGTTTGTATAAATTACTCATCCTGGAGTATGAGATTTCATTTATtaacttttgaaacaaaatttttatattgcttatatttttatactcttggtattttattttattttattaatacaaggaacctgaaattcttttctaatCCAGAAAGTagtaatgaaaaaaaacaaacataaaaacagccaggcaggcttggcgcctgtagctcaagcagctaaggcgccagccacatacacctgagctggtgggttcgaatccagcccgggcctgccaaacaacaatgacaactacaaccaaaatatggccaggcgttgtggcgggcgcctgtagtcccagctacttgggagactgaagcaagagaatcgcttaagcccaggagttggacctTGAGCTGtaatcccacagcactctacccagggtggcaggttgaggctctgtctcaaaaaaaaaaaaaaaaaatggccgggcacaatggctcacatctgtaactctagcactctgaaaggcggaggcggaaggattgcttgagctctggagttcggaTCCTCAGCAAGAACTaaacccccgtctct from Nycticebus coucang isolate mNycCou1 chromosome 3, mNycCou1.pri, whole genome shotgun sequence carries:
- the EPOR gene encoding erythropoietin receptor isoform X1 yields the protein MDHRWKLLWPRMGSLWLLLAGAAWAPPPTLPDPKFGSKAALLATRRPEELLCFTERLEDLVCFWEEVASAGVGPNNYSFSYQVEGEPWKPCRLHQAPTGGGMVRFWCSLPTADTSSFVPLELLVTAASSVTPRYRRTIHVNEVVLLDAPVGLLARLAAEGGHVVLRWLPPPGAPMTTHIRYEVDVSAGKGAGGAQRVEILEGRTECVLSNLRGQTRYTFAVRARMAEPTFGGFWSAWSEPASLLTASDLDPLILTLSLILVLILLLLAVLALRSHHRALKQKFWPGIPSPESEFEGLFTTHKGNFQLWLYQNDGCVWWSPCTPFTEDPPAPLEILSERSWGVTQAVEPGADDEGLLLKHVGSKHAHDTYLVLDKWLLPQTPPSEDLPGPGASVDTVAMDEGSEASSCSSALALKPNPEGASAASFEYTILDPSSQLLRPRVLPSELPPSPPHLKYLYLVVSDSGISTDYSSGSSQGVQGDSLDGSCSNPYENSLVSAPEALHPGYVTCS
- the EPOR gene encoding erythropoietin receptor isoform X2, with the protein product MVRFWCSLPTADTSSFVPLELLVTAASSVTPRYRRTIHVNEVVLLDAPVGLLARLAAEGGHVVLRWLPPPGAPMTTHIRYEVDVSAGKGAGGAQRVEILEGRTECVLSNLRGQTRYTFAVRARMAEPTFGGFWSAWSEPASLLTASDLDPLILTLSLILVLILLLLAVLALRSHHRALKQKFWPGIPSPESEFEGLFTTHKGNFQLWLYQNDGCVWWSPCTPFTEDPPAPLEILSERSWGVTQAVEPGADDEGLLLKHVGSKHAHDTYLVLDKWLLPQTPPSEDLPGPGASVDTVAMDEGSEASSCSSALALKPNPEGASAASFEYTILDPSSQLLRPRVLPSELPPSPPHLKYLYLVVSDSGISTDYSSGSSQGVQGDSLDGSCSNPYENSLVSAPEALHPGYVTCS